Part of the Fundidesulfovibrio terrae genome is shown below.
CGTCCTTGGCCAGGAGCTTCTTCAGGGCATGGAAGGTCTCGGAGCCCATGCGCAGGGCGTCGGCGAAGGTGTCCGCGCCGATGGGCACGATCATGAATTCCTGGATGTCCAGGTTGTTGGGGGCGTGGGCGCCGCCGTTGATGATGTTCATGAGCGGCACGGGCAGCACCTTGGCGTTGACGCCGCCCAGGTAGTTGTAGAGCGGCATGCCCAGGAAGTTGGCGGCGGCGCGGGCGGTGGCCAGGGACACGCCCAGGATGGCGTTGGCGCCCAGGCGGCCCTTGTTCTCGGTGCCGTCGAGTTCGATCAGGAGGTTGTCCAGGGCGGTCTGGCGCAGGGCTTCCATGCCCACCACGGCTTCGGCGATCTCGCCCTGCACGTTCTCCACGGCGCGGCTGACGCCCTTGCCGGAGTAGCGGTCGGCCTCGCCGTCGCGCAGTTCGAGCGCCTCGCGCGATCCGGTGGACGCGCCCGAGGGCACGGCGGCGCGGCCCACGGCTCCGGAATCCAGGGTGACTTCCACTTCGATGGTGGGGTTGCCGCGCGAGTCGAGGATTTCCCTAGCCCAGACAGCAGCGATGGTGCTCATGATCGATTCTCCTTCACTTAGGATGTTCGGTTCGTAATTACGGCTTGCGACGGGATTTGCCCGCCTGGGCCTCTTCATACACGAGACGCAGGCCGTCGAGAAGAAGTTCGGGCCTGACGTTTGCAATCGCGGGACAGACGCGCGCCAATTGCGGGGCGAATCCGCCCGTGGCCACCACGGTGACGGGCTCGCCCAGGTGGTCTTCCAGGCGGTCCAGGATGCCCTCCACCAGGGAGGCGAATCCGAAGAGCAGGCCCTGGTTCAGGCTTTCCACGGTGGAGCGCCCGATGGAGAGCTTGAGCGATTCCGGCTCCAGGTCGATCTGGGGCAGCTTGGCCGTGTCCTGGGCCAGGGCCCGGGCCGAGGAGAGCACCCCCGGACAAATGAGCCCGCCCAGGTAGCTCGTGCCGCGCACCACGTCGAAGGTGGTGGCCGTGCCGAAATCCACGCTCACCACGCAGTGGGACGTGGCCGCGCGCCTGGCCGCGTAGGCGGCCACCAGCCGGTCCGCGCCCACCTGCTCGGGACGCTCGTAGCGGTTCTCCAGGGGCACGGGGATGTCCTCGGGCACGAAGCGGGGCACGCGGCCGAGAAAGCGGTTGCAGGCCTGTCGCAGCATGGGGTTCACCGGCGGCACCACGCTCACGATGAGGATGGCCTCCAGCTGCGACTGGTCGATGCCCTCGCGGGCCATCATGGCGGCCAGGTCCAGGCCCAGCTGGTCGGCCGTGCTGGAACGCGGCGTGGGCAGCACGTAGGACGAGAGTCCGGACTCCCGGCGGTGCAGGCCAATCTTTATGTTGGTGTTTCCGATGTCGAAGAGCAGAAGGGCCATGGGGTTCTCCGGGCACGCCGGGAAGTATTCGATGGACGCAAAGACGACCGAAGATAGACTATTTTCCGGGGGTTGAAAAGATGATACCCCTCCATGCGGGGTGTTACATTCCGCACTAAGGGGCACTCATGGATCCTAGTACGCTGATTCCTCCGGCGGACGCGATTCCCGCCGCGCCGTGGCTTTTTCGGGCCCTGCTCGATACGACCTTCACGGTCCACCTGCTGTTCATGAACGCCATGCTGGGGCTAACGCTCTTGGGATTCGTCCGCTCCCTGCGCCCGGCCCGGGCGCTCGGGCAACAGGCTACGATGGTGCCCACCGCCACGGCCCTGGCCGTGAACATCGGGGTGGCTCCGCTGCTGTTTCTGCAGGTGCTCTACGGCCAGTTCCTCTATGTGAGCTCCACGCTCATGGCCGTGTACTGGTTCGCCCTGGTGCTGGCGGTCATGGCCGCCTACGGCCTGGCCTACCGCCAGAAATACGCCCTGCACAAAAACGACCGGCGCGGCACGCTTCTGTGGGGAATCATGAGCGCGCTTTTCCTCTACGCATCGCTCACCCAGACCACCAACGCCATCCTCCTCGTGCGCCCCGACCTCTGGAGCGGCTATTTGGGTGATCCGGGCGGAACCCTCACCGCCTGGGGCGATCCCACCTTCACCCCCCGCTGGCTGCACTACGTGACCGCCGCTGTGGCCCTGGGCGGACTGTGCCTGGCCATGATCGGGCACGGCCGGGCCAAACGCCATGATCCAAGCGGCGAGGCCCTCAAGGCCGAGGGGCTTTCTTGGTTCGGCTGGGCCACCCTCATTCAGGCCCTGGACGGGGTCTGGTGGCTCGTGAGCCTGCCCAGGCCCCTCATGCTGGCCTTCATGGGCGGCGACCACGCGGCCTCCATGCTTCTCATGGCCGGGCTCGCGGGCACGGGCCTCGCGGTGGCCTTCGCCTTCAAGGGCAGGCTCATGCCGGCGGCGGCGGCGGCCGTCTTCACCGTGGCGGTGATGACCGCCATGCGCGGCGTGCTGCGTCAGCTCTACCTGACGCCGTTCTTCGACCCGTCCGGACTGCCGGTGGTCTCCGAGCCCTCCACCACGGCCATGTTCCTGGGCTTCTTCGCGGTGAGCATCGCGGTTGTGGCCTGGGCCGCCAGGCACCCCAAGACCGATCCCAAGGGGGCGTAAGCCATGGACTATCCCGTTCTGCACTGGACCTCCTGGGGAGGCGGGCTGCTCATCGCCCTGGTGGCCACCATCCACGTGTTCGTATCCCACTTCGCCGTGGGCGGTGGCCTCTTTATCGCCGTCATGGAGACCCGGACCCAGCGCCTGGGACTTACCAGCATGCGCGACTACCTGCGCCGCTACGCCAACTTCTTCCTGCTCTTGACCATGGTGGTGGGCGGGCTCACGGGCGTGGGCATCTGGTTCGCCGTGTCCATCACGGCCCCGGGCGCGGCCTCCAAGCTCATCCACGCCTTCGTGCTGGGCTGGGCCACGGAGTGGACCTTCTTCCTGGCCGAGATCGTGGTGCTCATCACCTACATGCGCTCCTTCGAGGGGCAGCGCTCCACCCGGCGGCTCATCCTGGCCTGGCTCTATTTTTTCTTCGCTTTTGGCTCTCTAGTCATCGTGCAGGGGTTCATCTCGTTCATGCTCACGCCGGGCGAGTGGGTCACCACCCAGCGCTTCTGGGACGGCTTCTTCAACCCCACTTACTGGCCCGGCCTTGTCCTGCGCTCGGGCATCTGCGCCACCCTGGCCGGGACTTTCGGGCTCATGACCGCCCAGGGCGTGGCCGACGAGGGCCAGCGCAAGAGCCTGTCGCGCTTCTGCGCCGTATGGGCGGCCCTGCCCGTGCCCCTGGTGGCCCTGGCCGGATGGTGGCACATCAGTGTCCTGTCTCCCGAACAGCAGGTGCTGGCGCGCGGGCTCTCGCCCGAGGTGGCGGACGGCATGCGTGCCTTCTGGTGGGCCGCCCCGGCCATCGTGGCCGGAGGAGCGCTGCTGGCCGGGGGGCTTCCCCGCAGGGCCGCCCGGGCCGTTGCCGTCCTGACCCTGGCCGCGTCGTTTCTGTTCATAGCCAGCTTCGAATACATGCGAGAGGCCGCCCGCCGGCCCTATCTCATCACCGGATACATCTATTCCAACGGCATTCTGGTTTCCCGTGCGGCGGAGCTCAACCAGGCGGGCGTGCTGGCCTCGGCCAAATGGAGCCGGGTGAAGTCCGTCACCGCCGAGAACCGGCTGGAGGCAGGCAAGGAGCTCTTCTTCCTGGAATGCTCCAGCTGCCACAGCCAGGGCGGGCCCATGCTCGACATGCTGCCGCGCTCGGCCAAGTATTCCACCACAGGCATGGAGGCGCTGCTTACGGGCCTGGGCAGGATCGGCACTTACATGCCTGCCTTCATAGGCACCCAGGCCGAGAAGAAGGCCCTGGCCGCCTACCTCACCGAGGGGTTGCACGGGGCTAAGCCCGCTCCGGATGTTCCCATCACCGGGAAAGACGAGGCCGTCCCGCCCTTCAACGACGACGCGCAGTACCTGCTCACGGTCTCGGCGGACAAGGGCGTCAACATGCTCTTCGACGCCAAGGGACAGTGGACGCTTTCCATCGGCGCGCAGGCGCTCACCGCGCAGCTTGTCAAGCGAGGCCCAACGCCTGAGCTGGTCACCAAGGATGTGACCCTCACCTACGCCGTGGAAGGGCAGGCGGCCGGGAATTTCAACGTCTCCGGCCGGGCCTTCCGGGCCGAGGGGATTCAGGTCTCGCCGTATGGCCAGTCGCCCGGCCAGCCAGCCGCAACGGCGGGCACAACCGGCCAGTCTACGGAGCCGGCGGTCGGCGCGGTCTCCGCGGGCTTCAATCCCTATCCGGTGGCCGTGGTCCAAGCCGCGGACCCTTCGGGCAAGATCCTGGCCGAGACCAAGGTGGTGCTGCCCGTGTCCACCGAACTCGCCTGCAAGAACTGCCACGGTGGCGCATGGACCCACGGCGTGGCGGGGCTGGCCGACGCCACGGCCCGCGACGTGCTCACGGCCCATGACCGCCTGAGCCGCACCGGTCTTCAAGGCCAGGCCCCCAAGGTGGAATGCCGCTCCTGCCATGACGATGCCGCAAAGGGTGGGAAACGGTCCCTGAACCTCTCCGCCGCCGTGCACGGGCTGCACGCGGTTTACTTGGCCGGACGCGGCTCCGACGCCTGCGACCTGTGCCATCCCACCAATCCCAAGGGGGCCACCCGCGCCTTCCGTGACCCCCACGCCGCCTCCGGCCTCGACTGTACCAGCTGCCACGGTCCTCTGGAGGACCATGCCCTGTCCCTGCTCACCCGCGAGGACGCCCAGGGAGTGGCCGCGGCTAAGCCGCTGCTTGCGCTCATCAAGCAGCGCGACAACGCGCCCGTGCCCCGCGCTCCCTGGGTGAACGAGCCCAAGTGCGTCACTTGCCACACGAATTTCGGTCCGCCCGAGGGCATGCAGGCCTACGGCAAATGGACCGAGGGGGCGGAGGACCTGTTCGTGGCCAAGCGCGACGACATGGACGCGCTCACCTGCGCCGCCTGCCATGGCACGCCACACTCGGTCTACCCGGCCGACAACCCTTACGGAAAGAACCGGGACAACCTCCAGCCGCTGCAGTACCAGCGCGCGGCCAAGACCTTGGGCGGGGCGAAGAACTGCAAGGCCTGCCATACCGTGGACATGGACATGCCCGTGCACCATCCGGGCATGGGGGTGCAGTAAGGGGGTGTGGCGCGCCAAGGCTGACAAGCAAAGCCCCGGCTGTTTACAGCCGGGGCTTTGCTTTTGTCCGGGCCTGGAATCGGCCAGACTGGTTGCCGACGCGCGCGCCAGGTTGTTTCCTTGACTCTTTTTCAGAAAAAAGGTGTTCTGCATAAGAGATCATAATCCCTTGTATCATGACCAAAATGGTCGAAATTCCCAGGGAGGAGCATCATGAAAAAAGCGTTCGTTGCGCTGCTGATGTTTGCGTTGCTGGCGAGTATCGCCTTTGCCCAGCAGTCCGGCACGAAGGATGAAGCCGTAGCCTTGGTCAAAAAGGCCGTTGCCCATTACAAGAGTGTTGGAAAAGAAAAGGCGTTCGCCGATTTCAACGACAAGAACGGCCCGTTCGTGGACCGGGACCTCTACATCGTCGTCTACGATATGAACGGCAATTGCCTGGCTCACGGCGCCAACGCCAAGCAGATCGGGAAAAACCTGATGGAGCTCAGGGATCCCGACGGCAACTACTTCGTCAAGGAGCGCGTCGAGCTGGGGAAGACCAAGGACTCTTTCTGGCAGAACTACAAATTCATCAACCCTGTATCCAAGCAGATCGAAAACAAGAGCATGTACATGGAAAAGATCGACGGCCTGCTGTTCGGATGCGGGGCATATAACAAATAAGTTCCATCCGGTGAGCCTTCCCCGCGAGAGCGAGGCGGATGTATTCGTCATTCTTGAGAAAAGGGCAGGGTAGAATGGCCAGGATGAGTATCAGCTTGCGGATCTACACCGGCTATTCGGTGATCCTCGCATTGTCTGTGTTCATATGGTTTGTCGGCTATTCGAACTCCGCCCGGATGGGGTTTGAGCTTGCCAACATCACTGACGTGAACATGAAGGCCCTGGCGGCGCTCAAGGACGTCAAGTTTTCCGTGCGCGAAACCATTGCTGCCCTGCGCTCCCAGCTCATTCCGGCGATCACGCCGGAGTTCCGGGCAGCCCAGAAGAAACTCTATTCCGAGAACACCGATCAGCTCAAGAACTCCATGGCCCAACTGGAAGGGCTCACGGGGGCGGCCAAAGCCGGCGAGGACTGGAATACGCTCCTCAAGGAGCAGCAGCGGTTCCTCCTTCTCGTGGAGAAAGTTGAAGCAGCGCTCGACGAGTGGAGCAAGGATACCTCAGATGTCCTTCTCTCCATGGAAGTGCTGGCGCTCGCCGCCGTGGACTTGCAGAAACAGAGCGATGTCCTCTTGTCCGTCCTGGACCGGGTGATCGTCCGCAACGACGAAATGATCGCCGAGGACAACCGGGACGCCAAGTCCGCGATCAGCACGGGCCAGTTCTACGCGCTGATGGCGCTGTGCATGGCCGGCGGAGTGGCGGCAGTGGTGGGCTGGCTCATCACCCGAAACATCCGCCATCCCTTGTCGGTCCTGGTCAAATACGCGGGCGACGTGGCGTCGGGAAATCTGGACGT
Proteins encoded:
- a CDS encoding cache domain-containing protein, with product MKKAFVALLMFALLASIAFAQQSGTKDEAVALVKKAVAHYKSVGKEKAFADFNDKNGPFVDRDLYIVVYDMNGNCLAHGANAKQIGKNLMELRDPDGNYFVKERVELGKTKDSFWQNYKFINPVSKQIENKSMYMEKIDGLLFGCGAYNK
- a CDS encoding type III pantothenate kinase, translated to MALLLFDIGNTNIKIGLHRRESGLSSYVLPTPRSSTADQLGLDLAAMMAREGIDQSQLEAILIVSVVPPVNPMLRQACNRFLGRVPRFVPEDIPVPLENRYERPEQVGADRLVAAYAARRAATSHCVVSVDFGTATTFDVVRGTSYLGGLICPGVLSSARALAQDTAKLPQIDLEPESLKLSIGRSTVESLNQGLLFGFASLVEGILDRLEDHLGEPVTVVATGGFAPQLARVCPAIANVRPELLLDGLRLVYEEAQAGKSRRKP